In the Dyadobacter fanqingshengii genome, AAAAATCCAACTTTTAGTATCTTCTTTTTTTTCAATTTTTATATATGACTCAATCGTAACCTGATCAAATAATTGGAGAATTTTTCTAATTTTTAAAAGTTTGTGTATTTCCGTTTTATTTAAGAAACTTATTGGCTTATTATATACATTCTCCTCGCCAATATTGATTGTATTAACCCCGTTAATAATTTGAGAGAAATTATAGTTAGTTATAAATGGCATAAACGTGATGGATTATATTATTATAATACTAGCATTTAAATATCATAAGCGAAGAGAGTCGTAATAATCGCATATATTAAATAATATTGGTTGCAAATAATTCTGTTCCAATTATTAAAATTAAGAATATACTCCACTTGATAGGCTTCTAAATTATCAATTGTAGCTCATTATTGATTCGGGTATAGGTAGCGTTGATATCAGGCACTGTCCGGATTTTCTGTAAGGATAGACCTAAGCTTTTTTGCTCTTGAAGTATGTCTTGAAATTCCGATGTATTACCTTCTGCAATAATTCCACAGAACTCACCAGCTCGGAAACCCAGCACCTGGGAAGGAGTCAGCCGCTCACGCTGCTGAATAGTGGTGCTCTGGCCATAACTATTTCGGTTTTCTGAGCGGCTCTTGTTGCTGCCGGTGTATTCAACGTCCATCTTACCAAATAGCTTACTAATCCGTTCAGCAGTTGCAATGTTGGTGCTGCGGCCGTAAAACTGGGTTCCTAAATTAGAGATGATCATTTCGGTCTCCTCTCGGCCGATCATCCCCTGCATCTGTGCAATGTCCTGGACGCTGTAAATCGTAGCAATTTTGTTGCTGCGGGCTGTACTTGGTATCTGCTGAAAGTTAGGGATAAACAATGTCGGCGCTTCATCCAGAAGAATGATCGACTTTTCTTTCCCTTGCTGATTCATTTGCTTGGCAGCCATGCTGACAATCAGCGAAATCACAGGACTCAATGTAGCAGATAACGTAGGGTTATTCCCAACTGTTAAAATACCGGGGCTTTCCGGGTTGTTCAGGTCGAGCGGTACTTCGTCCCCGGACAGCACCCAAAATATTTCTGGCGTGGCCAATGTTGAAAGATAGTTCTGTATCGACGCGAAGACACCAGCGAGCTGGTTCTCGCTCTCCGAGCCACTGGCCACGCTGGCAATAATGGCTTTGACTTGTAGATCTTGCTGAAAAAGCCGTATCAACTCTTTCGGCTCGTGCTTTAACACCAGTGCGATCACATGCGGTAATGTGCAATACTGTGGGTGATTATTGCGTAGGTACCAGATTGCTGATGTGAGGATAGCCTCACTGGATTGTATCCAAAAGTCCCGCTTCTGTGAAGCTTTAAAATCGATGTTGGAAAGGATGGTTTTGGCCGCTTCCCGCGCGTAGCTGGCATTGGTGATCACCTTTGGGCTGATCGGATTGATCTGATGGCTGTAAGTCAGGTCTGTAAAATTGACAAACCAGGTCCTGACCCGGCTGCCCTGGTAAGCACCGTTTACTTCGGAGGCCAGGACCGGGAACTTGAAGTCATAAACCAGGCCGCTATATCCTTTTTGTCCGGATTGCTGGATAATGGGTTCAATGATGCTCTTGCTCTTTCCAGATCCAGCCCCGCCACAAATAAAGATCCCGCGTGTCGGGTTATCGATTTCTATTGTACCTTCCCCTAACGTTTGCAACACAAAACCATTACCTGGCGTGCGTGCTGCCGGCGCAGTAATAACTTCCTTCCTTTTTCCCCTGAAATTGATAAAGGAAGTAAAGGCCACAAAAGCCCCAGCCGTCCCTTGCATGGTCAATCTTAAAAAACTGCTTTCTGTGACCGTATCAGTCAGCAGTGTGGCAAAAATAACACCCAACACCTGGCAGGGCAACAACGCGAGCATAAATCTGATTTGTGGTTTGTTCCAAAGGATATCCTGGCGGAAAAGCGTATCATCAGAGATAAAGACACCCCGGTAAAAGAACCGTGTTATAAAGCCCAATCCGACTTTATAGAGCAGTACTAACAACCAGTGAAGTGCAAGCCCCATAAAAAAGGGAACCACCAGAAAGAAAAAGACATTCGCCATTAAAAATTGATTTAGTGAATGGATAGTAATATAAGGTTAGCATGCCCACCAGGTGCAGCATCTTCCCCATTTGTTCTGCACACCTGCTTTAACAGTTTGGCAAGATATAAACCGCATTTTTAAAAGCCCATTCCGCGGCCGCGTTTCTGCTTGTGTTCAAGATCCGGATTGACTTGCTGCGACTGCTCCTTTTTAACTTCCAGGTTCTTGTCCAGCCTGGCCTGTAACTGTTTGGCGGTAAAGCCAACGTCCTGTCCCTTGATAGGTACGCCCTGATAGCTGTAACTGGAATATTTCAATCTTCCTTCTTCGGTCTTGTATTTACAATCGATCCCTTTTTCTTTCAGCCGCCGCTCCATGTCTTCCGGAGTGGCAGATTCTTCTTTCAAAGCAGCCTTGATTGCAATATTAACGACCTTTTGTGCTTCCTCCTGGTTGACCGCCACATGCCGCAATTTGCCTTCTTCCAGTTTTTCCAGCTTGGAAAAGCCTAGCTCCTGCGTGATCTCTTTGCAGATCCGGACATTGCGTGCATAATTATGCGAAGTTTCCAGCGCCTTGCTCCCATCTGTCGGCACTCGGTTAATGTAAACATGGATATGCTGGTGCGGCTTATCATGGTGTTCATAGACGGCAATCTGATGGTCGTTCGGGTCAGCCCCCATCTTTTGACAGTACCGGTTGGCCGTCTCAATCATCTGTTCGCGCGTAGGTTTCTCTTCCGGCTTCCAGCTGATAGATGAATGCCACACCGGTGTCTTGCACCGGCTGTAAGACGCCTCCTGTTGCATCTCGGCGGCAATGCCCTCCGGGTCGCGCGAAACCACGTTGTGAGTGACCAGCAAATCCGCCTTGCCCATGATCTCCTTGCCTTCAACTGTATAGCCAGCGCCATAATGGATTGCGCCCGAAAAACTCGATCCGATCGATGTTTTGGCAATCATGCTTTTAGTATTTTTTTAAGTTGCTCCAAAACTTCAAGCAAAGGTTTCTCATAAAAGAAGCCTTTGTTAGCATATGCTGCCAGCTGGTTCAAGTTGGTACCTATACCTTGCAGGTTGCGCTTTTCTTCCTTCTCAAACCGGGCCCGCACCTGGTGGCCGGTGCTAAGCCGGCGCAGGTATTCTGATACGCTCAGGCCGGCCAGGATCGCGTTGGCCTTGATCTGTGCATGCTCCTGTTCGGTGACCCGGACAGGGATCATTTTACCCTTGTTTTCCCGCCTGGCTGCTCCGGCCTTGCGGGCTTCATAATGCGGGTTCTTCTCGTCTTCCATAGTTTATGTTTTCAAAAAGGTGACGCGTCACCCGGGGTTTGGGGCAGCGCCCCGGCAAGTCAAGGGAGGCACGACCGGTGTGTTTGGAGATGCAGATTTGAAGCGAAGCTGAGAATTTGTATATACAAACACATGGCTTGCTTTACCCTCACACAAACAACAAATGCACGAATATAAGGGCAAGTAACTCCTTTTTTACTTTTTTGTCGGTGATTTATTGAATATTATAACTTTCTGTTCTATTTTCGTTTTATAGTGTTTTAAAAATTGTCTTTTTGTTGTCCTATGGATAAAAAGTATGTCTTGCAGGCATTTGAAATGAAGCTGAAAGGTCGCTTTGATCTACTGGCCAGGTATTACGGTGATTACCTCTTTGACATTCCCGCCCAGATCATGATCCGCCAGATCAAAGACGAGCTCGGTATTGACATCACAGAGGACGCCATCTATAACCTGAAAAGAAGACGGAAAAACCAAGCAAGCCTCCCAGCTTGCCCCGCTGGTAGCTGCACCAGGTCCGCCAGTCAGCCAACCATCGCATCCAGCGGCCCTCCCTCCTGCCCTGCCTGAACAGGATTTGGGCATAATCGTTGAGAACGCTACAAAAGAACCAAAAGGGAAAAAAGATCCGGGAATGGATTTTACTGATTTCTGATATTGTACTTTATTGATAATCAATAACTATTAGCATGAAGCAAATTAATCTGGTATTACAGTCAAAAGGTGGCGTAGGCAAATCTCTGTTTATATGGTTTGTAGCACAAAACCAGAAAGAACAGAAAACAAATTTTATTGACCTGGACGAGTCTACCGGCACATCCATCGGGCGTCTGGGCGCGGTAGTCGGCAAAGAGCGTGTCCGGAGTTTCTCTATACTCAATGAGTACAAGAAAATGGAACGGGATGTGATTATGGATCTGCTCGAAAAGCTGGCCAAAGGAAAATCTGAAAATTACTACATTGATTTCGGAGCACCTGAATCGGCTGAATTCTTACGCTTGTTGCAAGAAGACGCACTCGCCGATGAACTGCGCAGGGAACTCGCAGATATGGATACTATGCTGCGTTTATTTGTCATTGTTGCAGGACGTGATGCCCTGGCTTCCTGCGTAAATTATTACAACGCGTTGTCTGCTGGAATTGCCGGGCAATTCCCTATAACAATGGTGGTCAATATGGGCACCTTTGGCGGCAGGGAAACGGCTGAAAAAGCGGTTGAAAAACTTAAAGAGCTTGGGATAGATTGCAAACAATTTGGCGACCTGGGTAGTGGTGGTGCTGTTAAGGAAATAATAGACCTGATCAGCCAGCCTGATCCGGACCCCGCATCCCTGGGTATGATGTCCAGGATCATGTACCGTAAAAAACAGCAGGAAATACAAGAAATCATTAGCTGATGGAAAAACATACAAACGTCGCTGCGGAGCGCCACAGGCTGGCACTCCGCTTCAACCTCTCAGAATCTCAGATTGAGCCCGAGATCGTACCGCTGATGCTGGCTGTCGAGAAATCCGTTGACAAGATTGAACAGGCTGCTGCGAAGGTGAATGAAACCATAAAGCCGGTTACCTATAACAACCACTATGGGTATAACGCTTCTGCCTGGACCATATGGTGGGGGAACCTGTCTACTGGCATTGGTCAAAACATCGTGGCCGTAAGCCTGATCTTTTCAGCTTTTCTCTTGTGCTGCCTGGCAACGTTCGTAATTAAAGATGCAATTGCCGATCAGGAGAAAATTAAGCATGCCGAAGAAACGCTGCTTTTAATTAAAAGTAATTTTATCCAGGATGAAAACGGAGATTTCTTTATTCCAAACGGAAATTACGAGATGACTAAAGATAAAAAAGGCATTAAGCTTATTAACAGGGAGCGGTAACTCGACTTACTTAATAAGCCGGTATAAAAATAGTTGATTCCGATAAATAATATTTTTTAACGATGCTCAAAATTATAATTGTCAAACTAGATTAATTAAAGATGCCATCGAATGAAGATCTGTATAATAAGAAGATGACTGATCCCCTTAGAGTCCGTATTCCTGCTCAATATTTTTGATAACTGTTGAAATTATTATATCAGCAAGCTCACTATTGCTTAGGCCGTTCCAGAGTGGATTTAAATCATCATTAATTGTAAGAATTACTGGACTTTGAATTGGTATGTCTATTTCAATTCCAAGCGAAGCAACTAAAAACTCTTCAACCGGATAAGCCATTTCCTCACCCTTAAGAAATACATGAATATCTGATCCCCCAGACCTCTTATAAGCTATTTCGGTATATTCCTCGGCTATTTTGGTCGTGCTAGTTTCCCTGTAACATATCCCTAAATAAGCACTGTCCGTCCACAAAATAATATCATTTTTTTCGCGTGAAAAGTCTTGACTTATGTCATTTAGATCTCCAAACAAAAGGCTAA is a window encoding:
- a CDS encoding plasmid mobilization protein, producing the protein MEDEKNPHYEARKAGAARRENKGKMIPVRVTEQEHAQIKANAILAGLSVSEYLRRLSTGHQVRARFEKEEKRNLQGIGTNLNQLAAYANKGFFYEKPLLEVLEQLKKILKA
- a CDS encoding relaxase/mobilization nuclease domain-containing protein, whose protein sequence is MIAKTSIGSSFSGAIHYGAGYTVEGKEIMGKADLLVTHNVVSRDPEGIAAEMQQEASYSRCKTPVWHSSISWKPEEKPTREQMIETANRYCQKMGADPNDHQIAVYEHHDKPHQHIHVYINRVPTDGSKALETSHNYARNVRICKEITQELGFSKLEKLEEGKLRHVAVNQEEAQKVVNIAIKAALKEESATPEDMERRLKEKGIDCKYKTEEGRLKYSSYSYQGVPIKGQDVGFTAKQLQARLDKNLEVKKEQSQQVNPDLEHKQKRGRGMGF
- a CDS encoding type IV secretory system conjugative DNA transfer family protein; this encodes MANVFFFLVVPFFMGLALHWLLVLLYKVGLGFITRFFYRGVFISDDTLFRQDILWNKPQIRFMLALLPCQVLGVIFATLLTDTVTESSFLRLTMQGTAGAFVAFTSFINFRGKRKEVITAPAARTPGNGFVLQTLGEGTIEIDNPTRGIFICGGAGSGKSKSIIEPIIQQSGQKGYSGLVYDFKFPVLASEVNGAYQGSRVRTWFVNFTDLTYSHQINPISPKVITNASYAREAAKTILSNIDFKASQKRDFWIQSSEAILTSAIWYLRNNHPQYCTLPHVIALVLKHEPKELIRLFQQDLQVKAIIASVASGSESENQLAGVFASIQNYLSTLATPEIFWVLSGDEVPLDLNNPESPGILTVGNNPTLSATLSPVISLIVSMAAKQMNQQGKEKSIILLDEAPTLFIPNFQQIPSTARSNKIATIYSVQDIAQMQGMIGREETEMIISNLGTQFYGRSTNIATAERISKLFGKMDVEYTGSNKSRSENRNSYGQSTTIQQRERLTPSQVLGFRAGEFCGIIAEGNTSEFQDILQEQKSLGLSLQKIRTVPDINATYTRINNELQLII